The Anopheles gambiae chromosome 2, idAnoGambNW_F1_1, whole genome shotgun sequence genomic sequence AAATTACTTTTCCTTCTATTCATCTTCTTGGAGAAACAGTTACTCTTCATATTCGTAAAGCTTTCTGTTTAAAAAATGATCAACGCAACGAATGGTTTTTGACAAAATCAGGATATGTTTGTCAATTCGGTACAGCAATCATGCAAGACGGAGTAATAGAAATATCAGCAAAAAAGATCATTTACTCGTCTAGTAGTTTCAGTTATCCTTACGATTctaaaatgataaatattcACCGAGCAAGTACTAATGATTTagaagaaagtttttttagATTAGGAATCAGCgatataaaatgtaaattagtTGCGGCACCTCTTGCTCAAGAAGATGCATTCGATTTCGTTCCTTTAATTCACACATTAgtaatatgaaataaataataaatatttgttgaaCGTACATTTTAATTCGTTTTttatatcataaaaaataataacatttcTTTGAATTCTTTAACATTTCTATAATAGGAACATGATACGCAACTGGGTAAAAGctttaattttacaaaaagcCATTAATTCTGCTATCTGCTTGAAGCTTAACTGAGGATTACAGAAgtaattaaacataaattaaacTAAACTTTGCGTCTATGAGGAACAGTTTTAACTTTTCCCACCATGCTAAGTCTTTGTTTTGAATGTTTAAActtattttggaaaaatgttttgattctTTGGTCCGTGGGTGAAACTCCATGACATGTTcctataaatttaaaaatctgAATAACCCTTTcataatttgaaaaacaaactttatcTGGCCCTAATCCTGTCCAGTTGGCTTGTGTTACAAAACCCTTTTTGAATATAATGTCCATGCTATCATGCAGTCTAGCTTCTGAACTGTCGGTCGGCAGCTTTGTATCTAAAAATTccataaatttttttttgaactCTGGTTCCCCCAATTTTTCCTCCAGTCGATCTAGTTCTTCCCTGGTCCCCACCGTTTCCCATTCAAACGACGATTCCGCAACAAATCCTGGCCGTGGAATCAATTTGTCGGATAAAATATCTAACTGTGCTCGTATTAATTTCTGCTGCTTCTCCATATCCAGCATTTTCTTATGATACATGTCTGCCTGTCTTTGTTGCTCCCTCTGCATGGTGTCTAATTTTTCTAGTATGGCATCTAATCCCACGTTCTGTCCACTAGAAAAATCCGTTTGCGTTGCCATTGAAGCAGTAGATGAAAGGGCTGGAAATAAACGTTCATATAGTATTTTACAGCAAATAATATActataaaacaaatttaagaCATACGTTTAGGTTTTCGTTGACAAGCACCCGAAGTTGATGCAGTTGTTTCCATAAACGAGAAGTGATCCAAAGAAGAACGAACTACCATCGATGTGGACGGTACATTGTCTACCATTGCATTATTCGTACGAGAAACCGGCTTGCGTTTATCGCTTGATACAGTTTCTAGAAATATTTGTTAACTATAGTTCTTGTTATAACACTCTTATACACTTTCTCACGTTTTGACGATGAAGCATTCTCGCGAGCCATGTTTTGACTTCCAGTATGGATAGACACTGACGATAACGATGAAAGCTCATTCAATAATTGCGGATGAAGCATTGTGGTAGGTGTGGTGTTGTTTATtgaatctgaaaatgtatgcaatttcaTGTTAAtgattatgatttttaacaaaacatatttaattaaaacttacTATTATTGTTTAACGGGAGCAATTTGTATTCTCCATTTTTTATCGACACAAGTAGCTTAGGTCGTTTGGCGCTaaggataaacaaaaaaaaagatgaatgtGTGAAAAAAGTCACATCTTTCATTGCACGGTAAAACACACCTGTCCATGTTGGAAGTATCACGTTTATAAAGCGTTGTGAGCTGAACCAGATAATCGG encodes the following:
- the LOC133392233 gene encoding uncharacterized protein LOC133392233, giving the protein MDSAKRPKLLVSIKNGEYKLLPLNNNNSINNTTPTTMLHPQLLNELSSLSSVSIHTGSQNMARENASSSKQTVSSDKRKPVSRTNNAMVDNVPSTSMVVRSSLDHFSFMETTASTSGACQRKPKPLSSTASMATQTDFSSGQNVGLDAILEKLDTMQREQQRQADMYHKKMLDMEKQQKLIRAQLDILSDKLIPRPGFVAESSFEWETVGTREELDRLEEKLGEPEFKKKFMEFLDTKLPTDSSEARLHDSMDIIFKKGFVTQANWTGLGPDKVCFSNYERVIQIFKFIGTCHGVSPTDQRIKTFFQNKFKHSKQRLSMVGKVKTVPHRRKV